The stretch of DNA AATTCACTATTATATCCTCCATGGCTTTGTTCTTTTGCATTATTTCAAAACCATTGATTTTCAAACATTTTGATTGTAAATAATCCATGAATTTCTTACTCGATGAAGTGCTTGACAAATTATcttcattcaattttcttcccaACTACCATTCCTATATGATAAAAGCTCTCATGATGAAATTCCTGCTTCCATTGATACTCGATAAACAATATCGTTGATCTCCCTCTTTGTTTCACATCTATTTAGTATATGTACTCACAATCTTGTATATTCTAGTTTTTTCCATGCCTTAGTTGATCTATCTACAACTAGCAAGGTGTCAATGGTTGTCATTATTGTCTTCCTAAAACAATCTTGCCCTAAAGAATGATAATGGTATGCCCTTACACTTAACCCAAACATTCTTATTTCCATGACAACATGCTTTGATTATAGAAACACCGATTCGAACAACGTTTATTGCCATTCATTGTCTTCCTCTACCACCTTGCTTATTTTGGTATCATCTTTCTTGATTAGCAACACCAAATCATCTTTTAAGTTATGCACTTTCATAGATTTCAAGCCAAATAGAAAGAAACTTTCTTTTAGCATATATCCACTTGGTTGCATCATGCAACCttctactaaaaaaactcatatttcctaccaattttgttttgaaattttttttgtaggaaatacttataaattttgttatgaaaaagaaatttgcagaaaattgctgccaatttttttgcaaaatattttgtataaaacacttttcgcaacaaattttgtaagaaatacttgcgaattttataattttgtaggaaataattacccacgaaggaattacctgccaattaaaattcttagaaaagaTAGCAGGAAAAAgccttttcttgcaaattttttaacaaatttgcaagaaaattcccatgtaatatgagaatttgtaGTAGTAAActtttcttcaaatattatttatcttgttCCTTCACCTAGAACTTTGTTCCCTTTCATCTacttgttgaattttttttacttgcaaagaatatttaaatttatagtaAAACACATAAGCTATTATAACCCatttacataataattaaataaatgtttaccTAACAAAATCCCCTTGAaacttaaatgtttttcttatcCTTTATTCCAAACATCCTCTTGCTAGTCTTGAATAGAGTGGTCGGTAATGGCTTCGTGAACATATTAACAACTTGTGATTAGCTTCCTATGTACTCTAACTTCACATTTCCTTCTTCCACTTGTTCTTGGATGAAGTGAAACTAAACATCAATATGATTTCTTATCTCTTGATTGACTGGGTTCTTTGCCAATTCAATGGCCGATTTGCCAATCATAGTCCCTTTTTCTCGCTTCATTTCTAGCTCGGTTAAAAGATTTCTAAGCCAATTTTCAAGGCAGACACTTTAGGATGCTGTAAAGTATTCAGTTTCGCAAGTTGACAATGTTACAATAGGTTGCTTCTTCGAAAGCTAGGTGAACGTTGTATATAcaaatgtgtttcttttatcATCAACACCTGCACACTAGTCACTGTCCGAGTAGCCAACTAGTCAGTAATTATTCGTCCTAGTATACATTAGGGCCAAGTGACTTTCTTCGTCTCACATAccttaaaattctttttggGTGCCTTCCAATGAGTATACCTTGGCTCCTCCATATACTAACTTGTTATTCGAATACATAACATAGAATCTGGTCTTGTATTTGTAAGATACTTAAAACTTCCAATCAAACTTTGGTATTGCTCGAATCtacacattctccatttccatACTTAGAAAGTTTTGTACCTGGTTCCATACGGGTGGAAACTGGGTTGCAACTTGTCATATTAAACTTTCTTAAGACCTCTTCAACACACCTTTCTTGGGACACAAAAATGCCTTTCTCTCCTTAAACGACATCCAAACCAAGGAAATATTTCATAAGACCCAAATCAGTCATCTCAAACTCCTTTTTCATCAGTTCTTTAAACCTTTTAATCAGCTTGACATTATTCCCCATGAAGATAAGGTCATCAACATACAGAGCAACAAACATCACATCTCCTCTATTCTTCTTTATGTATAAAGCATGTTCATTCCATGCTCGAGGAGCTTTTGCAACTTCTCTCTTTTTTGGTTGAGACCCTAGGTGTGGTGGAGGCTCTTCTGGTGACCAAGATAGCTCATTTCTTCATCTTTATGGGAGGTTTCTCATGGTAAGCAATTATGTTCGATTGCATTTGTGTATTGAGGTTAGTTTTTTAAACTTCTACTTTTTCACATTAAAAAGTGTGTTTGTTTTTGGAAATTCAATAGTGTCTCCCTTTGTTACTTATGGGTTTTTTCTAGTGGTTATGGGTGTTTCGTGGTGATAGCTCTTATTGCATTAGTGTTTTTGTGGGTCAAGTGTGTCATCGAGGTATGTGTTGCATATCTCCAGGGTATGTGTTGTATATCTTCATAGATCGTCATTGTGTAGTTGGAGATTGTCATGGGTGTTTCGTGGTGGTTGCTCCagtaatttacttttaaaagaaCATCAAAAGTTTACGTCAATTGTTAAGGATCCAACGTAAAAAAATGTATCATGCATAGCCGTCAGACCTAAAATTGATGTAAAAAGTCCAaaataacatttgtaaaataCTTTTGCTACTTTAGTGACAACAAGATAACATAAGTGCAATTTGACTATATTTATCTCTatcttttaaaaagaaatgtatacCCACCCTCATCTCATTCATATTAGGTCTGAAATTTGTATCTTATCTTCAATCCCATTAGATAAAAAGTATATTCGTAACCACTCCTCGcattatttgaaatgttaattaaatattttcttataagaaaataataaccatagtaaagaaaacaataacaattacacatatttgaaatttcatgataactacaatatctattattttttaaatgtcgaGAGTGAAAGCATCTAGAGATTTGGGTGAACTTGGTAGATTTCAAACGAGTTGAACTATTGAATgagagaatgaaaattttgtgTACAAAATTTAGAGCTCTATGAATGAAATGAAATCAAGaaccaacaaaataaaagataagataAGTTTTTTAGCTTATCTCATAAACCAAGGAtttacacaatttaaataaataaaatgaaggtTTACGTTTCTAAAATGTAGTTCATCATACGAAGAAAAttacaaggaaaaaaaatgtgcaTTTGATGTTACAATCAGAAAAAACGTACCTTAGAAATTTTAATGAACTTGAAAAACATCGATTAAGTCTTGGAAGAGAATGTAAAATTGTATTGTAATAAAGGaagatattttcaaattaaataaaacaactgattaaagaaaataataggaaTAAGCTTTATAGCTtacctaataaattaaaaatattttactaatttaaaacaAAGATAACTACgaaaaggatatatatatatatatatatatatatatatatatatatatatatatattacgagagttttttactactaaaaaaactcatattttctgtcaattttgttttgaaattttttttataggaaatatttataaattttgttatgaaaaaaaaatttctagaaaattgctgccaatttttttgcaaaataatttttatataacactttttgcaacaaattttgtaagaaatacttgcgaattttataattttgtaggaaataattatccacgaaggaattacctgccaattaaaattcttagaaaaaatagctgagaaaagtcttttcttgcaaatttttttaacaaatttgcaagaaaatttccatgtaatatgagaatttgtaATAGTGTTtcaaattaaatgaaacaattgattaaagaaaataataaaagaaattagcttatctaataaattaaaattattttgttaatttaaaaaagagaCAATTACGAAATGTAGATACTAGTTTccatctaattttaaaatattaaatattactcATATTTTTCATGCccatacaatataaaaattttctatcataattaaaacaaatttaaataagaacaattttttatccctaatcaaaatcagaaaaaaaaagagtatacATACACAAAGaatttatcatataattatCATCATATATTACTTCAACAAGAGATCAAAACATAACCATCATTACCGAAAGAGGTgaaagttttcaaaaataaaacaaaattaaaaaattcaccGGTTTAATCATAAACGTAGATGAAAGTGGttgaaaatttttagaaatatacAGAGAATTGTATCTTTAACCGTGGCCAGatgttctattattttaatagcatttctattaatgataaatttagaaCTACTGTTAAAAAGTATACTTTAATCATTGTTAAAAGCTCTACTTCACTTGTAATTAAAGCATTGAGAAATTAAGATGATAAGATCTTACCAGCTAACAAATTGAGTAGAAATAACTGAACTTGTATCAGTTAATTACTAACCGAACTGaacttcccttctattttttcctttctcttctACATGAAATTGGCATTTTGTTTGAtctgtataaaaataaaaatattttcctctaaCTAGAAGAGACTTAATGGACTAATTCTTGCGACACCTCCATATTTCtcgtaaatataaaattatcactttttcttcaaatatgtaatataaaagttaaatgatCTTTAgaattgtataatttagaaaaataataaattatataattaaaaaaatcatataattagaaatttatttattttttacttttatacataatttagaaaaaagaataaattatataattagaaaaaattaaatcatataattagaaaattatttattttttattttcagacataatttataaaattataaatatattttaaattgtataataaaaagaaaaaagtactTTCTGTATTATAGAATTTTGTAATCAATTCATTTTTTGGTTGTACATTACTTTCAATCTCAATCAATTAATTCACtaattcttttgtttctttatatatgCACTCGTCTAAGCAAATCACAAACAACAGTgggttatttttgttttaaaattatataattaaaaatttattttattactttttaaaatgtttaattttagattatacaatttcaaaataaaaaacaacttttttatttttaaactacaCAAATgacaaagtaataaaaaataacttatatttgaAGATGTATTTTTGAGTTGAGACAAATTTTTCTTATCTActtagttttatgttttttttatctacaCAAATGGCAATGTTAGTTGAATAATTtagttaaacaatttaaaaatagtacACAACTAGTTCGGTTCAAAAAATAttgcaattttgtttaaaattagtatagttcgattaaaaattaatacactttagtttaaaataatgtagtttagttaaaaaatagtgcaatttagtccaatattaatgtaattaagttcaaaaatagtgtagttcggttaaaaaatagtgcaattcggttaaaaaatagtgcagtttgAAAAAAGAGTTTAGTTCACAGCAGTTCAATACATATTGCAATTCAGTTCAGTGTAGttcaattcaatttagtttGTTAGAACgaaaaacagttcagttcagtttgtctgaattgtttttcagttcagtgcagttcaagTGAACCATTTTTTAGTTCAGTACAGTTTTTAATGGTTCAGTGCAGTTTGGTATAATTTGATCAGCCCTAATAAGTTTAGAGCTGCTGTTAAAAAGTATAATTCAATCATTGTTAAAAGCTCTACTCCACTTGTAATTAAAGCATTGAGAAATTAAGATGATAAGATCTTACCAGCTAACATATTGAGTAGAACTCCAATTCCCGTAAACtctgaaatgaaagaaaatatcaacTTTAGAATTCTGATTTTTCTCAGTTATTAAAAAAAGACCGTTTTCGTAAGAGAAGGTTAATTATAGAGGTAAACAAGTATAGCagctttttatatttatttaaagataataaatgTTAATTTGATGCAGTGATTGTTCTTATAAACGcttgtaaaatataaaagatacaaaatattatatttctttccaaaatttggttaaattattaatataaatgattCAAACATTAATTCGAAAACTTCTCAAAAAGTGGTTAATAGGTGAAATATGATTTTCCTAATCATTTGAATATGtataattatgtaaaatgtTAATCGAAGACAATCGATTatcaattaaagaaattaaaaatataaataaaattatgctacagctgaataaaaaaattagtttaacaTGAAAACTagacaaaattagaaaaaatagtatGATTACGAGAAATTCACATCGGTAGAAGTTACTAACTGGGTACCTCCTATATATTCAGTTAATTCAATTGCTTTTGTTGGAAGATTAAAGCTACATGAGTAAGGAGTGTGTAATAACGTGCTTATGTCACTCCGAGTGAACGATTTATACacgcaaataaataaaaaaaaatatataattaagtttgcataaattaaaaatggtagGTGATAAAAACTACTCAAGTATATaagtttttcatttaaaataagatatgtaataatttcatgaaatttaatTGAGATCCAACTCACTCAGTAGTTGGCAATCAAGATTCTGGCTCGCAGAGTCGAAATAGCAGAATCTAAGTGGACAATAATGATTATTCTGGCAGGCAAGGTTTATCCAAGAAATCTCAAATCCATAGGCCAAGCCCCAATGCATGGAAGTGTAGGAATGGTTATTCAAACTCCTGAAAGATGTTGGAGCAACAAGTTTTATGTCACAACCAACTTCAAAGTCCTCTGCTTTCAGGTCACCAACAAAAGCATATGCATAGCCCTTTGAGTCCCACTTCACGCACTCTTCTGTTTTCACATACTTTACATTCTCTCTCACTGTATGCTTACAATTCACAAACACTATATGCTCGAAACTCAGAGATTCCCAATTTTCATATGAACTTAGACCGGCTTGGTATGTATCCGTGTAATAAGTGTAAGTATCAGAGAAATTAGAGCGAGAGAGGGAACGGAGAGGAAGGGAGGAGCAGTTATGGAGTTGAAGAGCAGGGTCAACCACTCTCACTGTGTAGTTGTTGTAGTTGATTGCCTGAACATGGTATTTTGCAGAGTGCAGATACAACACCATAACATTATTCTCACAACCAAGCTCATACCTTTTCTCACCACACTTCTCTGGGTCGCCTTTTAATCGAAATGGATAACTTATGTGGGTGATGTTGCCACAGAAAGAAGGGGGACAAAGGTGTTCTTGGTCGTCCTTGGTAGCACAAATATGGTGGAGAAGAAGTAGCAGTATCAGGAACaatgctctctctctctccacaTCGTCACCAAACTGTTTCTCATTCAATTCAAGTGCAACCAAATCTAAGTTAGATACTGATTTTCAAAACAACACAGACTCAACTATATCTATAACTATCAAGGAC from Vigna unguiculata cultivar IT97K-499-35 chromosome 8, ASM411807v1, whole genome shotgun sequence encodes:
- the LOC114195540 gene encoding uncharacterized protein LOC114195540, which encodes MVLYLHSAKYHVQAINYNNYTVRVVDPALQLHNCSSLPLRSLSRSNFSDTYTYYTDTYQAGLSSYENWESLSFEHIVFVNCKHTVRENVKYVKTEECVKWDSKGYAYAFVGDLKAEDFEVGCDIKLVAPTSFRSLNNHSYTSMHWGLAYGFEISWINLACQNNHYCPLRFCYFDSASQNLDCQLLKFTGIGVLLNMLAGKILSS